Proteins from one Nakamurella multipartita DSM 44233 genomic window:
- the kynA gene encoding tryptophan 2,3-dioxygenase: MTGNIRPLEDGIERDLQGLNYGSYLHLDELLHAQQPVSDHHDEMLFIVVHHVTELWMKLIIHEIRSAISLLAQDELGPALKRLARVKHIQRQMIEQWAVLATLTPSEYAQFRDVLGKSSGFQSAQYRTLEFLLGNKNRAMIAVFAHEPQTAAQLDRDLHAPSLYDEFLLYLARRGYPIPAELLERDFAEPHTRNEELVGILTAVYADPEHQWDVYETCEELVDIEDTFQTWRFRHLKTVERIIGYKRGTGGSSGVAFLSRALSLTFFPELYAVRTEIGAPAKEHA, encoded by the coding sequence ATGACGGGCAACATCCGACCCCTCGAGGACGGCATCGAGCGGGACCTGCAGGGTTTGAACTACGGCAGCTACCTGCACCTGGACGAACTGCTGCACGCACAGCAGCCGGTGTCCGACCACCACGACGAGATGCTGTTCATCGTCGTGCACCACGTCACCGAGCTGTGGATGAAGCTGATCATCCACGAGATCCGCTCCGCGATCAGTCTGCTCGCCCAGGACGAGCTCGGTCCCGCGCTGAAGCGGCTGGCCCGGGTCAAGCACATCCAGCGCCAGATGATCGAGCAGTGGGCGGTGCTGGCCACCCTGACGCCGTCGGAGTACGCGCAGTTCCGCGACGTGTTGGGCAAGTCCTCCGGCTTCCAGTCGGCCCAGTACCGGACGCTGGAGTTCCTGCTGGGCAACAAGAATCGCGCGATGATCGCGGTGTTCGCGCACGAGCCGCAGACCGCCGCCCAGCTGGACCGCGACCTGCACGCGCCCAGCCTGTACGACGAGTTCCTGCTCTACCTGGCCCGGCGCGGCTACCCGATCCCGGCCGAGCTGCTCGAGCGCGACTTCGCCGAGCCGCACACCCGCAACGAAGAGCTGGTCGGCATCCTCACCGCGGTGTACGCCGATCCCGAGCACCAGTGGGACGTCTACGAGACGTGCGAGGAACTCGTCGACATCGAGGACACCTTCCAGACCTGGCGGTTCCGGCACCTCAAGACCGTCGAGCGGATCATCGGCTACAAGCGGGGCACCGGTGGATCCTCCGGGGTGGCTTTCCTGTCCCGCGCACTGTCCCTGACCTTCTTCCCCGAGCTGTACGCCGTGCGCACCGAGATCGGCGCCCCGGCCAAGGAGCACGCATGA
- a CDS encoding PaaX family transcriptional regulator: MAAPTGSAVLPPDRPGSPSSVIVSFAGSFLREIGGAIAVSDLIRCLAAAGVAEPAVRQALSRLKARGFLDPDRVDGRAGYRLTAAGLADLNSGDRRIFHRPSTSEADGWVLAVFSVPESERAQRHRLRSELSWLGFGTVAAGVWAAPRHLAEPTRQVLAAADLDHYVTWFQAHHLSPIQVGQWWDLPALRDQYEQFLRQHSSDLAVPDEELTDEQAFAHYLRVIDSWRVFPRIDPGLPATLLPPDWPAAQAWSTFASLHDRWAQRGLAHVWAVVAG, translated from the coding sequence GTGGCCGCGCCGACCGGCTCGGCCGTGTTGCCTCCGGACCGGCCGGGCAGCCCGTCGTCGGTGATCGTCTCGTTCGCCGGGTCGTTCCTGCGCGAGATCGGCGGCGCCATCGCGGTCTCCGACCTGATCCGCTGCCTGGCCGCGGCCGGCGTGGCCGAACCCGCGGTGCGCCAGGCCCTGAGCCGGCTCAAGGCCCGGGGTTTCCTGGACCCGGACCGGGTCGACGGCCGGGCCGGCTACCGGCTGACCGCCGCGGGCCTGGCCGATCTGAACAGCGGCGATCGCCGCATCTTTCACCGGCCGAGCACCAGCGAGGCCGACGGCTGGGTGCTCGCCGTCTTCTCGGTGCCGGAATCGGAACGGGCGCAACGGCACCGGCTGCGCAGCGAGCTGAGCTGGTTGGGCTTCGGCACGGTCGCCGCCGGTGTCTGGGCGGCCCCCCGGCACCTGGCCGAGCCGACCCGGCAGGTCCTGGCCGCCGCCGATCTGGACCACTACGTGACCTGGTTCCAGGCCCATCACCTGAGCCCGATTCAGGTCGGGCAATGGTGGGATCTGCCCGCGCTGCGGGACCAGTACGAGCAATTCCTGCGGCAACACAGCAGCGATCTGGCCGTGCCGGACGAGGAATTGACCGACGAGCAGGCGTTCGCCCACTACCTGCGGGTCATCGATTCGTGGCGGGTCTTTCCCCGGATCGATCCGGGACTGCCGGCCACGCTGCTGCCGCCGGACTGGCCGGCGGCGCAGGCCTGGTCCACCTTCGCCTCGTTGCACGACCGATGGGCGCAACGGGGTCTGGCGCACGTCTGGGCCGTGGTCGCCGGCTGA
- a CDS encoding acetate/propionate family kinase, with product MIQHPILVVNSGSSSMKYQLIDPDEGQAVTTGLIERIGVAGAEPGRATHRQDGKDFDYTGEIADHAAAIEVMRSLFDRSGRPIQRTGLFAVGHRVVHGGSLFGEPTLVDAQVLAEIKALSVLAPLHNPANATGIEEAMAAFPGVAQVAVFDTAFFRDLPAAAATYAIDRTVAAEHQVRRYGFHGTSHQYVSQQVAAVLGRELAQLRQIVLHLGNGASVSAVDGGRAVETSMGLTPLEGLVMGTRSGDIDPGVVFHLARTAGLSIDEIDSLLNRRSGMLGLAGVSDFRDIDRLIEQGDTDAALALDVYCHRVRKYIGAYLAVLGGADVITFTAGVGENAAGVRAKVLAGLEPLGIRLDPARNAERGGARVISTDDSPVTVLVVPTNEELAIARATLALVR from the coding sequence GTGATACAGCACCCGATTCTGGTGGTCAATTCCGGCTCGTCGTCGATGAAGTACCAGCTGATCGACCCCGACGAGGGCCAGGCGGTGACCACCGGGTTGATCGAGCGGATCGGCGTCGCCGGCGCCGAACCGGGTCGGGCCACCCACCGGCAGGACGGCAAGGACTTCGACTACACCGGCGAGATCGCCGACCACGCCGCGGCGATCGAGGTGATGCGGTCCCTGTTCGACCGCTCCGGCCGGCCCATCCAGCGGACCGGGCTGTTCGCCGTCGGGCACCGGGTGGTGCACGGCGGGTCGTTGTTCGGCGAACCGACCCTGGTCGACGCGCAGGTGCTGGCCGAGATCAAGGCGTTGTCGGTGCTGGCGCCGCTGCACAACCCGGCCAATGCGACCGGGATCGAGGAGGCGATGGCCGCCTTCCCCGGCGTTGCGCAGGTGGCCGTCTTCGACACCGCCTTCTTCCGGGACCTGCCGGCGGCCGCCGCGACCTACGCGATCGACCGGACCGTGGCCGCCGAACATCAGGTGCGCCGCTACGGCTTCCACGGCACCTCGCACCAGTACGTCTCGCAGCAGGTGGCCGCGGTGCTGGGCCGGGAGCTCGCGCAGCTGCGGCAGATCGTGCTGCACCTGGGCAACGGGGCGTCGGTGTCGGCCGTGGACGGCGGCCGGGCGGTGGAGACCTCGATGGGCCTGACCCCGTTGGAGGGCCTGGTGATGGGCACCCGCAGCGGTGACATCGACCCGGGGGTGGTGTTCCACCTGGCCCGCACCGCCGGCCTGTCCATCGACGAGATCGACAGCCTGCTCAACCGCCGGTCCGGCATGCTCGGCCTGGCCGGGGTGTCCGACTTCCGGGACATCGACCGGCTGATCGAGCAGGGCGACACCGACGCCGCGCTGGCCCTGGACGTGTACTGCCACCGGGTGCGCAAGTACATCGGGGCCTACCTGGCCGTGCTCGGCGGCGCCGACGTCATCACCTTCACCGCCGGGGTCGGCGAGAACGCGGCCGGGGTGCGGGCCAAGGTGCTGGCCGGCCTGGAGCCGCTGGGCATCCGGCTCGATCCGGCCCGCAACGCCGAACGGGGTGGCGCGCGGGTCATCTCGACCGACGATTCGCCGGTGACCGTCCTTGTGGTGCCGACCAACGAGGAGCTGGCGATCGCCCGGGCGACGCTGGCCCTGGTGCGCTGA
- a CDS encoding kynureninase, whose product MSSLTTGAITGSITRAQAQDLDRTDPLAGFRDRYLPATDDVVAYLDGNSLGRPLAAIADSWQRFTHEQWAGRLIRGWSEGWMDLPELVGDELAAAALGAAPGQTIIADSTTVNFYKAMRAALNLRPGRTKIILDRDNFPTNRYVAESLARDLGLELVWLEPPIDGGVTPEAVAAVIDERTAVVTLSHIAYQSAFLADAPAITEVAHRAGALVVWDLCHSVGSTEIELDAWDVDFAVGCTYKFVGAGPGAPALLYANARHHAGLDQPIWGWLGRQDSFEMEQGYRPAAGIRSMMSGTPPLLGLLAVREGAAVIAEAGIAAIRAKAVALTEMVTAIAEDTLVPQGFTVMSPCDPARRGGHVSIARPDARELSQRLTEAGVLIDFRAPQAIRIGLSPLPASFTEVWDAMEVIRTLSAPAH is encoded by the coding sequence ATGAGCAGCCTCACCACCGGCGCGATCACCGGATCGATCACCCGCGCGCAGGCGCAGGACCTCGACCGGACCGACCCGCTGGCCGGCTTCCGGGACCGTTACCTGCCGGCCACCGACGACGTCGTGGCCTACCTGGACGGCAACTCCCTGGGCCGGCCGCTGGCCGCGATCGCCGATTCCTGGCAGCGGTTCACCCACGAGCAGTGGGCCGGCCGGCTGATCCGCGGCTGGTCGGAGGGTTGGATGGATCTGCCGGAGCTGGTCGGTGACGAGCTGGCCGCGGCCGCGCTCGGGGCCGCCCCCGGGCAGACGATCATCGCCGACTCCACCACGGTGAACTTCTACAAGGCGATGCGGGCCGCGCTGAACCTGCGGCCGGGTCGCACCAAGATCATCCTGGACCGGGACAACTTCCCGACCAACCGCTATGTCGCCGAATCGCTGGCCCGGGACCTGGGCCTGGAGCTGGTCTGGCTGGAGCCGCCGATCGACGGCGGCGTCACCCCCGAGGCCGTCGCGGCCGTCATCGACGAGCGGACCGCGGTCGTCACGTTGAGCCATATCGCCTACCAGTCGGCGTTTCTCGCCGATGCGCCGGCCATCACCGAGGTCGCGCACCGGGCCGGCGCGCTGGTCGTCTGGGACCTGTGCCACTCGGTCGGCTCCACCGAGATCGAACTCGACGCCTGGGACGTCGATTTCGCCGTCGGCTGCACCTACAAGTTCGTCGGCGCCGGTCCCGGCGCACCCGCGCTGCTGTACGCCAACGCCCGGCACCACGCCGGGCTGGACCAGCCGATCTGGGGTTGGCTGGGCCGGCAGGACTCGTTCGAGATGGAGCAGGGTTACCGGCCGGCCGCCGGCATCCGCTCGATGATGTCCGGCACCCCGCCGCTGCTGGGCCTGCTCGCAGTGCGCGAGGGCGCCGCGGTCATCGCCGAGGCCGGCATCGCCGCGATCCGGGCCAAGGCCGTTGCGCTGACCGAGATGGTCACCGCCATCGCCGAGGACACCCTGGTGCCGCAGGGCTTCACCGTCATGAGCCCGTGCGACCCGGCCCGGCGCGGCGGTCACGTCAGCATCGCCCGGCCCGACGCCCGGGAACTCTCGCAACGGCTGACCGAAGCCGGGGTGCTCATCGATTTCCGCGCCCCGCAGGCGATCCGGATCGGGCTCTCGCCGCTGCCGGCCTCGTTCACCGAGGTCTGGGACGCGATGGAGGTCATCCGGACGCTGTCGGCGCCGGCGCACTGA
- a CDS encoding DUF3592 domain-containing protein produces MPDWLSLVLAMVPIVLAAAFGTRQVIYSKRAREWPAVPSGWVRAQGVVVDEQALGRRRPAKDGTAQRIRRPVITFRAADGREITFTSRIRAAGTPGVGSLVEVYHDPFDPTMASIAPQSLPNVVPALGLAEKWVVVNIWIMVVVIGVIIGLVVLHRS; encoded by the coding sequence GTGCCCGACTGGCTCAGCTTGGTGCTGGCGATGGTTCCCATCGTCCTGGCGGCTGCCTTCGGCACCCGGCAGGTCATCTACTCCAAGCGGGCCCGGGAGTGGCCGGCGGTCCCGTCGGGGTGGGTCCGGGCGCAGGGCGTGGTCGTCGACGAGCAGGCGCTGGGCCGCCGCCGACCGGCCAAAGACGGCACTGCGCAACGCATTCGCCGGCCGGTGATCACCTTCCGGGCGGCCGACGGGCGGGAGATCACCTTCACCTCGCGGATCCGGGCGGCCGGCACCCCGGGCGTCGGCTCGCTGGTGGAGGTCTACCACGACCCGTTCGACCCGACTATGGCCAGCATCGCCCCGCAGTCCCTGCCCAACGTGGTGCCGGCCCTGGGGCTGGCCGAAAAGTGGGTCGTGGTCAACATCTGGATCATGGTGGTGGTGATCGGCGTGATCATCGGGCTGGTCGTCCTGCACCGGTCCTGA
- a CDS encoding universal stress protein, translated as MTEADEFERGTDGPKVIVAAVDGSTTSLRAAAYAAGLARRQGAELVVVYVVAGSAMVGLVPAAGLALSDAEHQVADELRVQIGEAARRAGLRARFIETTGDPYTEITRVCEKVLADAVVVGASTSAGHRIIGSVGVRLVRAGKWPVTVVP; from the coding sequence GTGACCGAGGCGGACGAGTTCGAACGGGGCACCGACGGTCCCAAGGTGATCGTGGCCGCGGTCGACGGGTCGACCACGTCGTTGCGGGCCGCCGCTTACGCGGCCGGGCTGGCCCGCCGGCAGGGCGCCGAGCTGGTGGTGGTCTACGTGGTCGCCGGATCGGCCATGGTCGGGCTGGTGCCGGCCGCGGGCCTGGCCCTGAGCGATGCCGAGCACCAAGTCGCCGACGAGCTGCGGGTACAGATCGGCGAGGCGGCCCGGCGGGCCGGGCTGCGGGCCCGGTTCATCGAGACCACCGGCGACCCGTACACCGAGATCACCCGGGTCTGCGAGAAGGTGCTGGCCGACGCCGTGGTGGTCGGTGCCTCCACCTCGGCCGGGCACCGCATCATCGGCTCGGTCGGGGTCCGGCTGGTGCGGGCCGGCAAGTGGCCGGTCACGGTCGTTCCGTGA
- a CDS encoding cold-shock protein, with translation MAQGTVKWFNAEKGFGFITPNEGGPDVFVHYSEIQAGGYRSLEENQQVTYTVTQGTKGPQATQVTPL, from the coding sequence ATGGCGCAGGGCACTGTCAAGTGGTTCAACGCGGAGAAGGGCTTCGGCTTCATCACCCCCAATGAGGGTGGTCCCGATGTGTTCGTTCACTACTCGGAGATCCAGGCCGGCGGCTACCGCTCGCTCGAGGAGAACCAGCAGGTGACCTACACGGTGACCCAGGGCACCAAGGGCCCGCAGGCCACTCAGGTCACCCCGCTCTAG
- a CDS encoding alpha/beta hydrolase, which translates to MPNPSVEVFTDPRPDFFGAPYEALTLQLPDDREGPVVATLVRRRTDRPATGAALYLHGFSDYFHQKELAEFHLARGEDFYAVDLRKNGRSLLPHQTPTRMGDVADYYPELDAAVATIRADGHERIVFNAHSTGGLIGVLWLHDAPHRDADLSAVRAVVLNSPFLDVPANWAVRALAPRPFAVLARNRPELVLQQPTRSQYQISIHATERGEWTFNPDWKPVTGGVVRAEWLAAAQRAIARAHAGLTLTMPILVMCSNRTVRAREWSDELLRGDAVLNADALARWSTQLGRHVTCLRIVDGMHDLLLSTPPVRAEVYAQLARWLDAYGAGVS; encoded by the coding sequence GTGCCAAACCCGTCCGTCGAGGTGTTCACCGACCCCCGGCCCGACTTCTTCGGCGCGCCCTACGAAGCCCTGACCCTGCAGTTGCCCGACGACCGCGAGGGCCCGGTCGTGGCCACCCTGGTCCGTCGCCGGACCGACCGGCCGGCCACCGGCGCGGCTCTGTACCTGCACGGTTTTTCCGACTACTTCCACCAGAAGGAACTGGCCGAGTTCCACCTCGCCCGCGGTGAGGACTTCTACGCGGTCGACCTGCGCAAGAACGGGCGATCGCTGCTGCCCCACCAGACCCCGACCCGGATGGGCGACGTCGCCGACTACTACCCCGAGCTGGACGCCGCGGTGGCCACCATCCGGGCCGACGGGCACGAGCGGATCGTTTTCAACGCCCATTCCACCGGCGGCCTGATCGGCGTGCTCTGGTTGCACGACGCCCCGCACCGCGACGCCGACCTGAGCGCGGTGCGCGCGGTGGTGCTCAACAGCCCGTTCCTGGACGTGCCGGCCAACTGGGCGGTGCGCGCGCTGGCCCCGCGGCCCTTCGCGGTGCTGGCCCGCAACCGGCCCGAACTGGTGCTGCAGCAACCCACCCGCAGCCAGTACCAGATCAGCATCCACGCCACCGAACGCGGCGAGTGGACGTTCAATCCCGACTGGAAGCCGGTGACCGGCGGGGTGGTGCGCGCGGAATGGCTGGCCGCCGCCCAGCGGGCCATCGCCCGGGCGCACGCCGGCCTGACGCTGACCATGCCGATCCTGGTGATGTGCAGCAACCGCACCGTCCGGGCCCGCGAGTGGTCCGACGAGCTGCTGCGCGGCGACGCGGTGCTCAACGCCGACGCGCTGGCCCGCTGGTCCACGCAGCTGGGCCGGCACGTCACCTGCCTGCGCATCGTCGACGGCATGCACGATCTGCTGCTGTCCACCCCGCCGGTGCGGGCCGAGGTCTACGCGCAGCTGGCCCGCTGGTTGGACGCCTACGGGGCCGGGGTCAGCTGA
- a CDS encoding SDR family oxidoreductase: MRVVIAGGHGKIGLRLARLLGEREEHAISLIRSLAQEADVVALGAHPLVFDLESGSAQDLARILDGADAVVFAAGAGPGSGVARKDTVDRGAAVLLAQACELAGVRRYVMVSSMGADAPPPPGTDEVFAAYLVAKKAADDDLRTRDLDWTILRPGALTMESGTGLVHLAEHTGRGQVPREDVAAVLLALLDEPRTAGLTLELVAGDTPIDEAVAGLLS; encoded by the coding sequence ATGCGGGTCGTCATCGCGGGTGGACACGGCAAGATCGGGTTGCGGCTGGCCAGGCTGCTCGGCGAGCGCGAGGAGCACGCGATCAGCCTGATCCGCTCCCTGGCGCAGGAGGCCGACGTCGTCGCCCTCGGCGCGCATCCCCTGGTCTTCGATCTGGAATCCGGATCGGCGCAGGACCTGGCCAGGATCCTGGACGGCGCCGACGCGGTCGTCTTCGCCGCCGGCGCCGGACCGGGCAGCGGCGTGGCCCGCAAGGACACCGTCGACCGCGGCGCCGCCGTGCTGCTCGCCCAGGCCTGCGAACTGGCCGGGGTCCGCCGCTACGTCATGGTGTCGTCGATGGGCGCGGACGCCCCGCCCCCGCCGGGCACCGACGAGGTCTTCGCCGCCTACCTGGTGGCCAAGAAGGCCGCCGACGACGACCTGCGGACCCGCGACCTGGACTGGACGATCCTGCGCCCGGGGGCGCTGACCATGGAGTCAGGCACCGGGCTGGTTCACCTGGCCGAGCACACCGGACGCGGGCAGGTGCCCCGCGAGGACGTCGCGGCGGTGCTGCTGGCCCTGCTGGACGAGCCCCGCACCGCCGGGCTGACCCTGGAGCTGGTGGCCGGGGACACCCCGATCGATGAGGCCGTGGCCGGTCTCCTGAGCTGA
- a CDS encoding DoxX family protein, with protein MATMTRSSDTSTSARSAVATATGLVVLRVVLGAVMIVHGWQKFFVDGISGVSGFFGQMGVPLAGFSAAAVATVELVGGVLLILGLGTRVVGALYALCMVGAIVFVHGANGFLAAAGGYEFVLVLAAVSAALALLGGGRYALDALIKR; from the coding sequence ATGGCCACCATGACCCGCAGTTCCGATACCTCGACGTCCGCCCGCAGCGCCGTCGCCACCGCCACTGGGTTGGTGGTGCTGCGCGTGGTCCTGGGCGCGGTGATGATCGTGCACGGCTGGCAGAAGTTCTTCGTGGACGGCATTTCCGGCGTCAGCGGGTTCTTCGGCCAGATGGGCGTCCCGCTGGCTGGATTCAGTGCGGCGGCGGTGGCCACGGTCGAGCTCGTCGGCGGCGTCCTGCTGATCCTGGGTCTGGGCACCCGGGTGGTCGGCGCGCTCTACGCCCTGTGCATGGTCGGCGCGATCGTGTTCGTGCACGGGGCCAACGGGTTCCTGGCCGCCGCCGGTGGGTACGAGTTCGTCCTCGTGCTGGCCGCCGTCTCGGCCGCGCTGGCCCTGCTCGGCGGCGGTCGCTACGCGCTGGACGCGCTGATCAAGCGCTGA
- a CDS encoding AEC family transporter — protein sequence MLAVLQGLATIGIVVGVGYLLARTSLLPSGTPVVLSRLVFFVATPALLLETLAGASISAVLSAGLAVTALTTTVAWSLYLLVARLWWKRDTASVVVGSLASSYVNAGNLGIPLAVYVFGDAALVAPVMLYQLVVLAPVAFVVLDMVESGRRPSWRRVLIQPVRNPVIVASVIGISLAATGAHIPQLIDAPLKLIAGMAVPGALIAFGISLRGAPIPGRGGRAADLSLAAALKLVVMPVAAYALGRWVFGMSGVPLLASTMCAALPTAQNVFVYAVRYKAAVPLARDAVATSTLLCIPVLVVIAGLLS from the coding sequence GTGCTCGCGGTCCTGCAGGGCCTGGCGACGATCGGCATCGTCGTCGGCGTGGGGTATCTGCTGGCCCGGACCAGCCTGCTGCCCTCGGGCACCCCGGTCGTGTTGTCCCGGTTGGTGTTCTTCGTGGCCACCCCCGCGCTGCTGCTGGAAACCCTGGCCGGGGCGTCGATCTCGGCGGTGCTGTCGGCCGGACTGGCGGTCACCGCGCTGACCACGACGGTGGCCTGGTCGCTGTACCTGCTGGTGGCCCGGTTGTGGTGGAAGCGGGACACCGCCTCGGTCGTGGTCGGTTCCCTGGCCTCGTCCTACGTCAACGCCGGCAACCTCGGGATCCCGCTGGCCGTCTACGTTTTCGGTGACGCCGCGCTGGTCGCGCCGGTCATGCTGTACCAGCTGGTGGTGCTGGCCCCGGTCGCCTTCGTGGTGCTGGACATGGTCGAGTCCGGCCGCCGCCCGTCCTGGCGGCGGGTGCTGATCCAGCCGGTGCGCAACCCGGTGATCGTCGCCTCGGTGATCGGCATCTCGCTGGCCGCGACCGGCGCCCACATCCCGCAGTTGATCGACGCCCCGCTCAAGCTGATCGCCGGGATGGCCGTGCCCGGCGCGCTGATCGCGTTCGGCATCTCGCTGCGCGGTGCGCCGATCCCCGGGCGGGGTGGCCGGGCGGCCGACCTGTCGCTGGCCGCCGCGCTCAAGCTGGTGGTGATGCCGGTGGCGGCCTACGCGTTGGGGCGCTGGGTGTTCGGGATGAGCGGGGTGCCGCTGCTGGCCAGCACGATGTGCGCGGCGCTGCCCACCGCGCAGAACGTGTTCGTCTACGCCGTCCGGTACAAGGCGGCGGTGCCGCTGGCCCGGGACGCGGTGGCCACCAGCACGCTGCTGTGCATCCCGGTGCTGGTCGTCATCGCCGGCCTGCTCAGCTGA
- the ligD gene encoding non-homologous end-joining DNA ligase, whose product MARSRDTSEPVELTVGERTVRVTHPERVYFPATGATKLDLVEYYLSVGDGIVNALRERPCMMHRFPEGLAGDKVHQKRLPRGAPPWVQTVTLFFPRFKRTADELCVTELASVIWAVQMSTVEFHPWNSRRADTEKPDEWRIDLDPMPDCDFARVRRVAHVAHEVLDELGAVGWPKTSGGKGLHIYVRIPPQWGFADVRRAALAFAREVERRAPQDVTTAWWRKDRDPAMLFVDYNQNARDHTIASAYSVRGTPRGTVSTPIRWTEIDDVLPDDFTIATVPARYAELGDLHAGIDQAVFPIDQLLQWADRDERDGRPDPGGADAVDLDAP is encoded by the coding sequence GTGGCCCGCTCCCGCGACACCAGCGAACCCGTTGAGCTGACCGTGGGCGAGCGCACCGTGCGCGTCACCCACCCCGAGCGGGTGTACTTCCCGGCGACCGGCGCGACCAAGCTGGACCTGGTCGAGTACTACCTGTCCGTCGGCGACGGCATCGTCAACGCGCTGCGCGAGCGGCCCTGCATGATGCACCGCTTTCCCGAGGGCCTGGCCGGGGACAAGGTGCACCAGAAGCGGCTGCCCCGGGGCGCCCCGCCGTGGGTGCAGACGGTCACCTTGTTCTTCCCCCGCTTCAAGCGCACCGCCGACGAGCTGTGCGTCACCGAGCTGGCCAGCGTGATCTGGGCGGTCCAGATGTCCACCGTCGAGTTCCACCCCTGGAACTCGCGGCGGGCCGACACCGAGAAACCCGACGAGTGGCGGATCGACCTGGACCCCATGCCGGACTGCGATTTCGCCCGGGTCCGCCGGGTCGCGCACGTCGCGCACGAGGTGCTCGACGAACTCGGCGCGGTCGGCTGGCCGAAGACCTCCGGCGGCAAGGGCCTGCACATCTACGTCCGCATCCCGCCGCAGTGGGGTTTCGCCGACGTGCGCCGGGCCGCGCTGGCCTTCGCCCGCGAGGTGGAGCGCCGCGCGCCGCAGGACGTCACCACCGCCTGGTGGCGCAAGGACCGCGACCCGGCGATGCTGTTCGTCGACTACAACCAGAACGCGCGCGACCACACCATCGCGTCCGCCTATTCGGTCCGGGGCACGCCCCGCGGCACCGTCTCCACCCCGATCCGCTGGACCGAGATCGACGACGTCCTCCCCGACGATTTCACGATAGCCACCGTGCCGGCCCGCTACGCCGAGCTGGGCGACCTGCACGCCGGCATCGACCAGGCCGTGTTCCCGATCGATCAGCTGCTTCAGTGGGCCGACCGGGACGAGCGGGACGGCCGTCCCGATCCCGGCGGCGCGGACGCGGTCGACCTGGACGCCCCCTGA
- a CDS encoding cupin domain-containing protein, which yields MSTDPAELDAGRALAQSLQLEPLALEGGRFRRTFTGGGISAILYMLIGSDFSAMHRLGSDEVYFHHQGAPLRLLLIEPTGAAHEVVLGPDVAAGQLPQLHVPGGWWQGSSSAGAWTLVSTVVAPEFSWDDIVLGDRQELTALAPGAAERIGQLTRDEPPR from the coding sequence ATGAGTACGGACCCGGCCGAGCTGGACGCCGGCCGGGCACTGGCCCAGTCGCTGCAGTTGGAGCCGCTCGCCCTGGAGGGCGGGCGGTTTCGCCGCACCTTCACCGGCGGCGGGATCTCGGCGATCCTGTACATGCTGATCGGCAGCGATTTCTCGGCCATGCACCGGCTGGGCAGCGACGAGGTCTACTTCCACCATCAGGGCGCGCCGCTGCGGCTGCTGCTGATCGAACCCACCGGTGCGGCGCACGAGGTGGTGCTGGGCCCCGACGTGGCCGCCGGGCAATTGCCGCAGCTGCACGTGCCGGGCGGGTGGTGGCAGGGTTCGTCCAGTGCCGGGGCCTGGACCCTGGTCTCGACCGTGGTGGCGCCCGAGTTCAGCTGGGACGACATCGTGCTGGGCGATCGCCAGGAGTTGACGGCGCTCGCCCCGGGGGCGGCCGAACGCATCGGCCAGCTCACCCGGGACGAGCCGCCCCGCTGA